In Spirosoma aureum, a single genomic region encodes these proteins:
- a CDS encoding MarR family winged helix-turn-helix transcriptional regulator, protein MTHPSDNRAYFFKIDTTIKKIRNALQKQFNDAGFELTVDQWVVIDHLYRNPGISQNTISEMTTKDAPTVTRIIDLLSQKGLTERRMADNDRRKFLVYLTEAGEAKYSEVLPVVSAMRRKGWGDLSDDDYQHFVRIMDSIYSNISE, encoded by the coding sequence ATGACGCATCCCTCCGATAACCGGGCCTACTTTTTTAAAATTGACACCACCATCAAGAAAATCCGGAATGCGCTCCAGAAACAATTTAATGACGCTGGATTTGAACTGACGGTGGACCAATGGGTCGTCATTGACCATCTCTATCGTAATCCCGGCATCAGTCAGAACACGATCTCGGAAATGACAACCAAAGACGCCCCAACCGTTACCCGAATCATTGACCTACTCTCGCAAAAGGGTCTGACTGAACGACGCATGGCCGATAACGACCGACGTAAGTTTCTGGTTTATTTAACCGAAGCCGGTGAAGCCAAATACAGCGAGGTGCTGCCCGTTGTGTCGGCCATGCGACGAAAAGGCTGGGGCGACCTGAGCGACGACGATTATCAGCATTTCGTTCGGATCATGGATTCAATTTATAGCAACATCAGTGAGTAA
- the phhA gene encoding phenylalanine 4-monooxygenase, with translation MFQTYSQYTPDDQAVWQLLFERQMAQLPGKASQAYLDGISATGFRADRIPDFERDLNPRLQQLTGWRVCAVEGLIPNRTFFELMANRNFPATTWLRRRDQLEYLPEPDMFHDTFGHVPMLSNQAFCDFLAALSRIALRFVDHEEAIDMISRLYWYTVEFGLIQETDGLRIYGGGILSSVGETTYSLYSSEPKRLPYHVDTLLRTPYIIDHFQMQYFVIDSYEQLYHSVPEIEATLEGLLVS, from the coding sequence ATGTTCCAGACCTATTCACAATATACTCCCGACGATCAGGCTGTATGGCAGCTGTTGTTCGAGCGTCAGATGGCGCAGTTACCGGGCAAAGCCAGTCAGGCTTATCTGGATGGTATTTCGGCAACGGGTTTTCGGGCAGACCGGATACCTGATTTCGAGCGGGATTTAAATCCAAGATTGCAACAGCTGACAGGTTGGCGGGTTTGTGCCGTAGAGGGCTTAATTCCAAACCGCACGTTTTTTGAGTTGATGGCGAATCGAAACTTTCCGGCAACCACCTGGCTGCGTCGGCGTGATCAACTGGAGTATCTGCCCGAACCGGATATGTTTCACGACACGTTCGGCCATGTTCCGATGCTGTCAAATCAGGCCTTCTGCGATTTTCTGGCCGCATTGAGCCGTATTGCACTCCGGTTTGTCGATCATGAAGAAGCGATTGACATGATTTCCCGATTGTATTGGTATACTGTCGAATTTGGTTTGATACAGGAAACGGACGGCCTTCGGATTTATGGTGGCGGTATACTATCGTCTGTCGGCGAAACGACTTATAGCCTGTATAGCAGTGAACCGAAGCGGCTGCCCTACCATGTTGATACGTTACTCCGGACACCATACATCATCGACCACTTCCAGATGCAGTATTTTGTTATCGACTCCTACGAGCAACTGTATCATTCAGTTCCTGAAATCGAAGCGACGCTGGAAGGGTTATTAGTCAGTTAA
- the hppD gene encoding 4-hydroxyphenylpyruvate dioxygenase — translation MEAVETLEPQITDFLPLNGTDYIELYVGNARQSAHYFQTAFGFQPVAHAGLSTGLKDRESFVLQQDKIRLVLTSPLHGNTPIGTHLDQHGDGVRVVALWVDDATSAFQATVQRGARAFMEPTREQDAHGYVVRSGIHAYGDTVHVFVERNDYKGVFLPGYESWIPDYRPTSLGLNYVDHMVGNVGWNEMNVWMSFYHDVMGFQQLVSFDDKDISTDYTALMSKVMSNGNGRVKFPINEPAEGKKKSQIEEYLDFYGGPGIQHIAVATDNIVETVMALHDRGVEFLTVPDAYYDHLADRVGPIDEEIDRLRSLGILVDRDDEGYLLQIFTKPVCPRPTLFFEIIQRKGARSFGKGNFKALFEAIEREQSLRGTL, via the coding sequence ATGGAAGCAGTAGAAACTCTAGAACCTCAAATAACCGATTTTCTGCCACTCAACGGGACCGATTATATCGAGTTATATGTTGGCAACGCACGGCAGTCTGCACACTATTTTCAGACAGCGTTCGGCTTTCAGCCAGTTGCCCATGCAGGGCTATCAACGGGTCTAAAAGATCGGGAATCCTTTGTATTGCAACAGGATAAAATCCGGCTTGTCCTAACATCTCCTTTGCACGGCAATACCCCAATAGGAACACATCTGGACCAACACGGCGATGGCGTTCGTGTGGTTGCCTTATGGGTCGATGATGCGACCAGTGCTTTCCAAGCAACCGTTCAGCGGGGGGCCAGAGCGTTTATGGAGCCAACCCGCGAACAGGATGCTCATGGCTACGTGGTGCGGTCGGGGATTCATGCCTATGGCGACACGGTACATGTGTTCGTGGAACGAAATGACTATAAAGGCGTATTTCTGCCTGGTTATGAATCATGGATTCCTGATTATCGCCCCACCAGCTTAGGATTAAACTACGTAGACCATATGGTCGGGAACGTCGGCTGGAATGAAATGAATGTCTGGATGAGCTTTTACCATGATGTAATGGGCTTTCAGCAACTTGTTTCGTTCGATGACAAAGACATTTCAACGGATTACACGGCCCTCATGAGCAAGGTCATGAGCAATGGCAACGGGCGCGTAAAATTCCCGATCAATGAACCCGCCGAAGGCAAGAAGAAGTCCCAGATTGAGGAGTATCTGGATTTTTATGGCGGACCGGGTATTCAGCATATAGCCGTAGCAACCGACAACATTGTTGAGACCGTCATGGCGCTACACGACCGGGGAGTTGAATTCCTGACCGTTCCCGATGCCTACTACGACCATTTAGCCGATCGGGTTGGCCCTATCGACGAAGAAATTGACCGGTTACGATCGTTGGGAATTCTGGTTGACCGAGATGACGAGGGTTATTTGCTCCAGATATTCACGAAGCCAGTCTGTCCCCGTCCTACATTATTCTTTGAGATCATTCAGCGGAAAGGAGCCCGATCATTCGGAAAGGGCAATTTTAAAGCGTTGTTTGAAGCCATCGAGCGCGAACAGTCCTTGCGGGGAACATTATAA
- a CDS encoding homogentisate 1,2-dioxygenase has protein sequence MPFYHTLGQIPSKRHTQFEKTAPSGSSSGFYYEQLFGTIGFEGMSSLLYHVHRPTMVREMLDSIDVTPKVAVGKNMLSRKLVGFAIEPANDFLDSRVPLLINNGLIFGLAAPRQSMTDYFYKNADSDEMLFVHRGSGKLRTLFGSITFQYGDYLVIPRGTIYQIEFDTTDLEQHQPRLLYVESHSPIYTPKRYRNQFGQLLEHSPFCERDIVRPVSLETHDETGDFLIKIKKQGSLHSLVYASHPFDVVGWDGYNFPYSFSILNFEPITGRVHQPPPVHQTFQTDSFVVCSFVPRLYDYHPKAVPAPYNHSNIDSDEVIYYVDGDFMSRNDIAPGHITLHPGGIPHGPAPGAMERSIGKKETQEYAVMVDTFRPLMLTEQAMKLDDGKYYKSWLDL, from the coding sequence ATGCCATTCTATCATACGCTCGGCCAGATTCCCTCTAAACGGCACACGCAGTTTGAGAAAACTGCTCCGTCTGGAAGTTCTTCAGGTTTTTATTACGAGCAGTTGTTCGGTACGATAGGTTTCGAGGGAATGTCGTCACTGTTGTACCACGTTCATCGGCCAACGATGGTTCGTGAAATGCTCGACAGCATCGATGTTACCCCAAAAGTTGCAGTAGGGAAAAATATGCTGTCGCGCAAATTGGTTGGCTTTGCGATTGAACCCGCTAATGATTTTCTGGATAGCCGGGTGCCCTTATTGATCAATAATGGCCTGATTTTCGGGCTGGCAGCGCCCCGGCAATCAATGACAGATTACTTCTACAAAAACGCCGATTCTGACGAAATGCTGTTCGTGCATCGGGGATCGGGGAAACTCCGGACTCTATTTGGTTCAATCACATTCCAATACGGTGACTACCTGGTTATTCCGCGCGGAACAATTTACCAGATCGAATTTGATACAACTGATCTTGAGCAGCACCAGCCCAGGCTGCTGTATGTTGAATCTCATTCGCCGATTTATACGCCTAAACGATACCGAAACCAATTCGGGCAGTTGCTCGAGCATTCGCCTTTCTGCGAGCGTGATATCGTTCGGCCAGTCAGCCTGGAAACACATGACGAAACTGGTGATTTTCTGATAAAAATCAAAAAACAAGGTTCGCTCCACTCGCTGGTGTACGCCAGCCATCCATTCGATGTGGTGGGGTGGGATGGTTATAACTTTCCGTATAGCTTTTCGATTTTAAATTTTGAACCCATAACGGGCCGTGTACACCAGCCACCACCTGTGCATCAAACCTTTCAGACCGATTCGTTTGTGGTTTGTTCGTTCGTGCCGCGTCTATACGATTATCACCCAAAGGCTGTTCCTGCCCCCTACAACCACTCAAATATTGACTCCGACGAAGTCATTTATTACGTAGACGGCGATTTTATGTCGCGCAACGACATCGCACCGGGTCACATTACGCTTCATCCGGGAGGGATTCCACACGGGCCGGCTCCAGGAGCCATGGAACGCAGCATCGGTAAGAAAGAAACGCAGGAATACGCCGTTATGGTCGACACATTTCGCCCGCTGATGCTCACCGAACAGGCGATGAAACTTGATGACGGAAAGTATTATAAATCATGGCTGGACCTGTAG
- a CDS encoding site-specific integrase, whose amino-acid sequence MAKAPKESRPTAAVVLDTRRQKLDGTYPLRLRVTYQRERKYYSIKLTDLTQTEWDKLSGERLRDDKLREIRDKIKTYESDADSVLKDMDRFTFARFEKLYFDDHTTDASQKAQDVYHAFEEQIKRLSQQGSASTASIYQTTLNSLKAFKPRLRFEEITPTFLEKYDDYLTSRGKSVTTVSIYLRNIRTMVNAAKAKGLIAANEYPFGKNRYEVPAARNVKKALTLAEIEKIYHYQTETGSIADRAKDFWFFSYLCNGINVKDICRLRWKDIDGDRVSFIRAKTARTKRRNQKAVVVILTDVARAILDKWANKQQTPDGYVFPILPADVTPQRERELVQYLTRSINKYVGRIAIELGIDKPVTTYTARHSFSTVLKRSGAPIEFISESLGHHDLRTTENYLDSFEDDVKRQYANNLLNFKS is encoded by the coding sequence ATGGCCAAAGCTCCTAAGGAATCCAGACCTACCGCTGCCGTTGTGCTGGACACCCGGCGGCAAAAACTGGACGGCACCTATCCGCTTCGTCTTCGGGTCACTTACCAGCGGGAACGAAAGTATTATAGTATCAAGCTGACTGATTTAACCCAGACTGAATGGGATAAACTAAGCGGGGAGCGGTTACGTGATGATAAACTCCGTGAAATCCGGGACAAGATCAAGACCTACGAGAGCGATGCGGATTCGGTCTTAAAGGATATGGACCGGTTTACGTTCGCCCGGTTTGAAAAGCTTTATTTCGATGATCACACCACGGACGCCAGCCAGAAAGCGCAGGACGTGTATCATGCCTTTGAGGAGCAGATCAAAAGACTTAGCCAGCAGGGGAGTGCCTCAACGGCTTCGATCTATCAGACGACGCTGAACTCTCTGAAAGCGTTCAAACCCCGCCTGCGCTTTGAGGAAATCACGCCCACGTTTCTGGAAAAGTATGACGACTATCTGACCTCTCGGGGTAAGTCGGTGACGACGGTGAGTATCTACCTGCGCAATATCCGAACCATGGTCAATGCGGCCAAGGCAAAAGGTCTCATCGCAGCCAATGAATATCCTTTTGGTAAGAACCGGTACGAGGTTCCTGCGGCCCGAAATGTCAAGAAAGCCCTGACGTTGGCTGAGATCGAGAAGATCTATCACTATCAGACCGAAACGGGTAGCATAGCGGATAGGGCGAAAGACTTCTGGTTTTTCTCCTACCTCTGCAATGGCATCAATGTAAAGGATATCTGCCGCCTGCGCTGGAAGGATATTGATGGGGACCGGGTAAGCTTCATTCGGGCAAAAACCGCCCGTACCAAGCGTCGGAATCAAAAAGCAGTCGTTGTTATTCTGACCGATGTGGCCCGTGCTATTCTGGATAAGTGGGCGAATAAGCAACAGACGCCTGACGGCTATGTTTTTCCTATACTGCCAGCGGATGTTACGCCACAGCGGGAACGGGAACTCGTGCAGTATCTGACGCGCTCAATCAATAAGTATGTGGGACGTATCGCCATAGAATTAGGCATTGACAAGCCTGTTACTACTTATACGGCCCGGCATTCATTCAGCACCGTATTGAAGCGTTCCGGGGCTCCAATTGAGTTCATTAGTGAAAGCCTGGGGCATCACGATCTACGAACAACAGAGAACTATCTGGATAGCTTTGAGGATGACGTGAAACGGCAATACGCGAATAATCTCCTAAACTTTAAATCTTAA
- a CDS encoding integrase core domain-containing protein, producing MDVYTRKILDWVFQGSIRQLDLINLLRRVNQNHELKGVILRNDNGSQFIAHSVRNFLKSSEVKQEFTHIATPEENSYIEAFHSILEHDVIERNEFASYYEAKEMLKRYFFHYNYCRLHRSIGFITPQQKWEEAQVVYNTTFSENLSS from the coding sequence ATGGATGTTTATACCCGCAAAATTTTAGACTGGGTCTTCCAGGGTAGTATTCGCCAACTTGATCTGATCAACCTGCTTCGACGCGTAAACCAAAACCATGAACTGAAAGGTGTCATTCTACGCAATGATAACGGTAGCCAGTTCATTGCCCATTCAGTACGTAACTTTTTGAAAAGTTCAGAGGTCAAGCAGGAATTTACCCACATTGCCACGCCGGAGGAGAATTCCTATATTGAAGCCTTCCACAGCATTTTGGAGCATGATGTGATTGAACGCAATGAATTTGCTAGCTACTATGAAGCGAAAGAAATGTTGAAGCGTTATTTTTTCCATTACAACTACTGTCGGCTTCACCGTTCCATTGGCTTTATAACACCTCAGCAAAAATGGGAGGAAGCACAAGTAGTTTATAACACAACCTTTTCAGAAAATCTGTCCAGTTAA
- a CDS encoding transposase — MSKIRRSFTPEDRYSIVQEAIRDGHAETCRKYNLSPSLLRKWRLKYLSKGKEGLKDSYTRIDPQLRALEEENERLKRIVAKQALELEIKSELLKKTPIQSRRS; from the coding sequence ATGAGCAAAATAAGGCGAAGTTTTACTCCCGAGGACCGCTATTCTATCGTTCAAGAAGCCATCCGTGACGGCCACGCCGAGACGTGTCGCAAGTACAATTTATCCCCTTCCTTACTGCGTAAGTGGCGATTGAAATATTTAAGCAAAGGCAAAGAAGGACTCAAGGACTCCTATACACGTATCGATCCCCAGCTTCGAGCACTCGAAGAAGAGAATGAACGTTTGAAGCGGATTGTGGCTAAGCAAGCTTTGGAATTGGAGATTAAAAGTGAGCTGCTAAAAAAAACACCTATTCAATCCAGGAGAAGCTAG
- a CDS encoding BT4734/BF3469 family protein: MTPSGDFEYRSASKLKPNGHSGLIQFDIDLKDNPHIRNYADLKAQIAKLPFVAYCGLSVSGTGYWGLVPIAFPERHGQHFDALKRVFAHYKINLDDKPRNVASLRGYSYDPAGYFSSQVMLFELYDEPKPQPARSFDYSRFQDQDDSALISRIVRYAESASEGNRHATLFSASRLAGGYIAAGRLDEQTVVYALETIASEWPMHSKSQKTIRDGIRYGQTAPIYPEERTIPLTIHKKTCTPPAYKTYKRTPPPRPRLRFNPEEGELLDVVIPDSSPWDDHKRGEGTSTYSLVDSPNREEFARLLSIAPDQLPLYQFNSKSTQA; this comes from the coding sequence ATTACGCCCAGTGGTGATTTCGAGTACCGGTCTGCCAGTAAGCTTAAACCCAATGGACACAGCGGGTTAATTCAGTTTGACATTGACCTCAAAGACAACCCGCACATCCGCAACTACGCTGACCTGAAGGCTCAGATTGCTAAACTACCCTTTGTGGCCTACTGCGGGCTCTCTGTGTCAGGTACGGGCTACTGGGGCCTGGTACCCATTGCTTTCCCGGAGCGGCATGGCCAGCACTTTGATGCCTTGAAGCGGGTGTTTGCCCATTACAAAATCAATCTGGATGACAAGCCTCGTAACGTGGCCAGTCTGCGTGGGTACTCCTATGACCCAGCCGGGTATTTCTCTAGTCAGGTGATGTTGTTTGAACTCTATGATGAGCCCAAGCCTCAACCCGCCCGTAGTTTTGATTACAGCCGGTTTCAGGATCAGGATGATTCGGCCCTAATAAGTCGTATTGTTCGCTACGCCGAATCCGCCAGTGAGGGTAACCGACATGCTACACTGTTCAGTGCTTCCCGGTTGGCGGGAGGGTATATAGCCGCTGGACGACTGGACGAACAAACCGTGGTATATGCCCTGGAGACCATCGCCAGTGAGTGGCCCATGCATAGTAAGTCGCAGAAAACAATTCGGGATGGTATCCGCTATGGACAAACCGCACCAATCTATCCGGAAGAACGCACCATCCCACTAACAATACATAAAAAAACGTGCACTCCACCTGCCTACAAAACCTACAAAAGGACTCCACCACCCCGCCCCCGGCTCAGATTCAACCCGGAAGAGGGCGAACTATTAGACGTGGTGATTCCCGACAGCTCGCCCTGGGATGACCACAAGCGAGGTGAAGGAACAAGTACGTACAGTCTGGTCGATAGTCCCAACCGGGAGGAGTTTGCCCGCCTGCTGAGCATTGCCCCTGATCAATTACCCCTGTATCAATTCAATTCAAAATCAACTCAAGCATGA
- a CDS encoding Spi family protease inhibitor, which produces MMKTLLPLKSASIGCCLLIALLFATCRSTNESSNNDQVLPTFSFDVKKNTAIQIANIFHQVVADPKARISAESLSDSSLIENTLTYSDELDRPVFHIINYKKEQGWIVVSADRRMTPVLAYAHSGKMGLAQAQGGFSLWVDGVKDLMKNARNKLTAPNELIENRWRYFESKGRSTTPNGRTSDSNCSSYDIYMHQCPSGTMYANQGYPNDLAGSFADSWSQKYSYAYSCPQVDPLNTAGACALCSNKTLTGCAPLATAMVLRANFHNKGTRKPASGYDWDLMDDGSVLCSAMGAGNIELSRLISFCYLSLNAHDESPFSCEISVTNSFIPSAFQAAGYSNQGAMVDFNANQSSVQTDLYNGYPVVMTGFKSGTSLTGHAWVADGFHLDTFYNLDCSGSSPVCQESAFLFYHLNWGEGDQSTAPNGWFGVGGFVMGTDTNNTNLQANVGVRP; this is translated from the coding sequence ATGATGAAAACGTTACTCCCTCTGAAATCAGCCTCTATTGGCTGCTGCCTCCTGATTGCTTTACTTTTTGCTACCTGCCGGTCTACTAACGAATCAAGTAATAATGACCAGGTTCTACCTACCTTTTCTTTTGACGTTAAGAAGAATACGGCCATTCAGATTGCCAATATTTTTCATCAAGTTGTGGCAGACCCAAAAGCTCGGATCAGTGCTGAATCACTTTCAGATAGTTCACTCATTGAAAATACACTAACGTACTCGGATGAACTGGACCGGCCAGTATTTCATATTATTAACTATAAAAAAGAGCAAGGCTGGATTGTCGTTTCAGCGGACCGACGGATGACACCTGTCTTAGCGTACGCTCATTCTGGAAAAATGGGTTTAGCTCAGGCACAAGGAGGTTTTAGCCTATGGGTGGATGGGGTTAAAGATTTAATGAAAAATGCCCGAAATAAATTAACCGCTCCCAACGAATTAATTGAAAATCGTTGGCGCTATTTTGAAAGTAAAGGCCGTAGTACAACCCCTAATGGCAGAACTTCGGATAGCAATTGCTCATCTTACGACATATATATGCACCAGTGTCCATCAGGAACGATGTATGCCAATCAGGGCTATCCAAATGATTTAGCAGGTAGTTTTGCTGATTCTTGGTCGCAGAAATATAGCTATGCTTATAGTTGCCCCCAAGTGGATCCACTCAATACCGCGGGAGCCTGCGCATTATGTAGTAACAAAACGCTAACGGGATGCGCCCCTTTAGCTACGGCGATGGTGTTACGAGCGAATTTCCACAACAAGGGTACTCGAAAACCAGCATCAGGCTATGATTGGGATCTCATGGATGATGGTTCTGTTCTATGTTCAGCCATGGGTGCAGGAAACATAGAGTTATCCAGACTAATTAGTTTTTGTTATTTGAGCTTAAATGCACATGATGAGTCGCCTTTTAGTTGTGAGATCAGCGTAACGAACTCGTTTATACCCAGTGCTTTTCAAGCCGCTGGCTATTCGAATCAGGGGGCAATGGTTGATTTTAATGCCAATCAGAGCTCAGTTCAAACGGATTTATACAACGGCTACCCTGTTGTGATGACAGGATTCAAAAGTGGGACAAGTCTGACTGGTCACGCCTGGGTAGCGGATGGGTTCCATTTGGATACCTTTTACAATCTGGATTGTAGTGGGTCTTCTCCCGTTTGCCAGGAATCTGCTTTTTTATTTTATCATTTGAATTGGGGCGAGGGCGATCAATCGACCGCACCGAATGGCTGGTTTGGTGTTGGTGGTTTTGTGATGGGTACAGATACCAACAATACCAACTTGCAGGCCAATGTGGGTGTGCGTCCTTAA
- a CDS encoding phage terminase small subunit P27 family, translating to MPNPRKSQAEKELTGTARRDRTEPVFVQPAPVETLPEPPPYLTKTGRKQWKKYLKLLQNEGILAETDLDSLGLYCMHLQIAEEAAEELKKGVVRECRDETGKVYYVETPNLLKIFNEASAAALKYSQQFGFTPVSRKNVAVPRKKERPSRLQELINKRDPANPGVFKLA from the coding sequence ATGCCCAATCCCAGAAAGTCCCAGGCGGAGAAAGAATTGACCGGAACGGCCCGTAGAGACCGTACAGAGCCTGTTTTTGTCCAGCCAGCGCCGGTGGAGACCCTGCCTGAACCACCCCCATACCTGACCAAAACGGGTCGAAAACAGTGGAAAAAGTACCTAAAACTGCTCCAAAATGAGGGTATTCTGGCCGAAACGGATCTGGATTCGCTGGGTTTGTACTGCATGCATCTACAGATTGCCGAAGAAGCGGCCGAGGAGTTAAAGAAAGGCGTGGTGCGGGAATGCCGCGATGAGACCGGCAAAGTGTACTACGTAGAGACACCCAACCTGCTGAAGATCTTCAACGAAGCCAGTGCGGCAGCTCTGAAGTACAGCCAGCAGTTTGGCTTTACGCCTGTGTCGAGAAAGAACGTGGCTGTGCCCCGGAAGAAAGAGCGGCCGAGTCGCCTACAGGAACTCATCAACAAACGGGACCCTGCAAACCCTGGTGTTTTTAAACTCGCCTAG
- a CDS encoding phage terminase small subunit P27 family yields the protein MKRGAKPIPTALKSLTGTLRTDRMNSHEPPVSPLPELPAPPDWLNPWARDEWVLVAGWLHSVGLLTATDQSIIGAYCQQLGIFREAEEQLKLPGARVIVTDKGYEMPSPWVAIGNKALMQAMKIASEYGLTPSSRSRIQLPKEEEEDPFETFLRRN from the coding sequence ATGAAACGAGGAGCCAAACCCATCCCTACTGCCCTGAAAAGTTTAACCGGTACACTCCGCACTGACCGGATGAACAGCCACGAACCCCCTGTTTCCCCGCTGCCCGAGCTACCTGCCCCGCCCGACTGGCTGAACCCCTGGGCCAGAGACGAATGGGTACTCGTTGCGGGCTGGCTGCATAGCGTGGGGCTGTTGACCGCTACGGATCAATCCATCATCGGCGCCTATTGCCAGCAGCTGGGCATCTTTCGCGAGGCCGAGGAACAACTCAAGCTGCCCGGCGCTCGGGTGATCGTCACTGACAAGGGCTACGAAATGCCTTCGCCCTGGGTCGCTATCGGCAACAAGGCCCTCATGCAGGCGATGAAGATTGCCAGTGAGTACGGCTTAACGCCCTCGTCCCGGTCACGCATTCAGTTGCCCAAGGAAGAGGAAGAAGACCCCTTTGAGACGTTCCTGCGCCGCAACTAG
- a CDS encoding HNH endonuclease: MPTVKKIHRPWMGPTPKKNARWANEAQGGVPNQFYRNAPWRHLRQRWLDQHPLCVSCKQQNRLVEATVVDHITPIRLGGAPLDETNLMSLCKRCHARKSGKERHQTNP; encoded by the coding sequence ATGCCCACTGTCAAGAAGATCCATCGGCCCTGGATGGGACCAACCCCCAAGAAAAACGCCCGCTGGGCCAACGAAGCGCAGGGGGGTGTCCCTAACCAGTTTTACCGTAATGCGCCCTGGCGACACCTGCGTCAGCGCTGGCTGGATCAGCATCCCCTCTGTGTGAGTTGCAAACAACAGAATCGCCTGGTGGAGGCTACTGTGGTTGACCACATTACGCCCATCCGACTGGGTGGTGCACCGCTCGATGAGACCAACCTGATGAGTCTCTGCAAACGCTGCCACGCCCGCAAGTCCGGTAAGGAACGACACCAGACTAACCCCTAA